Proteins from a genomic interval of Marmoricola sp. OAE513:
- a CDS encoding type II secretion system protein: protein MLAMRRRVKDERGESLVEVLVALGILGIAAVAILAGLQLAATASDINRKQTSGGAYVRAYAEKIESYLKTNGNYVPCAATDSYKPSTVGYTEPPGYSASVESVQLLTATGAVFASGSPCGDKGVQRLRIKVVSTGSGTGATEFLTIVVRKNCGKGTSCA from the coding sequence ATGCTCGCGATGCGAAGGCGGGTTAAAGACGAGCGTGGGGAGTCCCTCGTCGAGGTCCTCGTCGCGCTCGGAATTCTGGGTATCGCAGCTGTCGCCATTCTGGCTGGCCTGCAGCTTGCGGCGACCGCATCAGACATCAATCGAAAGCAGACGTCAGGGGGCGCCTACGTGCGTGCCTACGCCGAGAAGATTGAGTCTTACCTGAAGACGAACGGGAACTACGTCCCCTGCGCTGCAACCGACAGCTACAAACCCTCGACCGTCGGGTACACCGAGCCGCCGGGCTACTCGGCATCGGTGGAGAGCGTTCAACTCCTGACCGCCACGGGCGCTGTGTTTGCGAGTGGGTCGCCGTGTGGCGACAAGGGAGTGCAACGGCTGCGCATCAAGGTCGTTAGCACCGGAAGTGGAACGGGCGCCACGGAGTTCCTCACGATCGTAGTGCGCAAGAACTGCGGCAAGGGAACGTCATGCGCGTGA
- a CDS encoding prepilin-type N-terminal cleavage/methylation domain-containing protein, producing MLSSAVNRARAARREESGFTLIELLIVIVILGVLSGIVVFSVRGITDNSKESACKAEVKTVAVAIEAYRADKGTYPTTVTILGTTGFLRSSDTKYVNDALGANGTMTLSSTPGTCTAG from the coding sequence ATGCTCAGCAGTGCTGTGAACCGGGCCCGCGCGGCCCGCCGCGAGGAGTCGGGCTTCACGCTCATCGAGCTCCTGATCGTCATCGTCATCCTCGGCGTGCTGTCGGGCATCGTCGTCTTCTCGGTCCGCGGCATCACGGACAACAGCAAGGAGTCGGCCTGCAAGGCGGAGGTCAAGACGGTCGCCGTGGCGATCGAGGCCTACCGCGCGGACAAGGGCACCTACCCGACCACCGTCACGATCCTCGGAACGACCGGCTTCCTGCGCTCGTCCGACACCAAGTACGTGAACGACGCGCTCGGCGCCAACGGCACGATGACGCTGTCGAGCACGCCGGGCACCTGCACCGCCGGCTGA
- a CDS encoding GspE/PulE family protein: protein MRLEASRLEESSASDEAPVVRVVQMIITQALRDRASDIHIEPFGDRVRVRYRIDGALNDVLDLPGSIGPAIVSRVKILAEMNIVERRRSQDGQISMDVEGRGVDIRVATTAVVGGEKVVMRLLDKSRPLFQLAQLGMPAETAAQFSALIRSPYGMVICAGPTGGGKTTTLYASLGELDSVERNIMTIEDPVEYTFDSINQIQINEQAGVTFSGGLKAILRQDPDVILVGEVRDVDTARIAVQSALTGHFVLSSLHATESVSALYRLLDMGIEPFLIASSVTAVMAQRLVRRSCTSCLETYDPTPEELDFVRTFGGQEPPGGYVRGTGCNFCSHTGYLERIGVYELLVVTDEVRELIIDRVPHDEMRKLAISQGMRTLQEQAVRLVVDGTTTASEVMRSIYVAGV from the coding sequence ATGCGGCTCGAGGCTTCGCGACTTGAGGAGTCGAGCGCGAGCGACGAGGCACCGGTCGTCCGGGTCGTCCAGATGATCATCACCCAGGCCCTGCGCGACCGCGCCTCCGACATCCACATCGAGCCCTTCGGCGACCGGGTCCGGGTCCGCTACCGGATCGACGGTGCGCTCAACGACGTGCTCGACCTCCCGGGGTCCATCGGACCGGCGATCGTCAGCCGGGTCAAGATCCTCGCCGAGATGAACATTGTCGAGCGGCGCCGCTCCCAGGACGGCCAGATCTCGATGGACGTGGAAGGCCGCGGCGTGGACATCCGGGTCGCCACCACCGCAGTCGTGGGTGGTGAGAAAGTCGTGATGCGGCTGCTCGACAAGAGCCGTCCTCTCTTCCAGCTGGCCCAGCTCGGCATGCCTGCCGAGACGGCTGCCCAGTTCAGCGCCCTGATCAGGTCGCCGTACGGAATGGTCATCTGCGCCGGCCCGACCGGCGGAGGCAAGACCACCACGCTGTACGCGTCTCTCGGCGAGCTCGACAGCGTCGAGCGCAACATCATGACCATCGAGGACCCGGTCGAGTACACGTTCGACTCCATCAACCAGATCCAGATCAACGAGCAGGCCGGGGTCACGTTCTCCGGTGGTCTCAAGGCGATCCTGCGCCAAGACCCGGACGTGATCCTGGTCGGTGAGGTCCGTGACGTCGACACCGCTCGCATCGCCGTCCAGTCCGCGCTCACCGGTCACTTCGTGCTGTCCTCGCTGCACGCCACCGAGTCGGTGTCTGCGCTCTACCGTCTGCTCGACATGGGCATCGAACCGTTCCTGATCGCTTCGTCCGTCACCGCCGTCATGGCGCAGCGTCTCGTCCGCCGCAGCTGCACCTCGTGCCTGGAGACCTATGACCCCACGCCGGAGGAGCTGGACTTCGTGCGCACCTTCGGCGGGCAGGAGCCGCCCGGTGGATACGTCCGCGGCACCGGCTGCAACTTCTGCTCGCACACCGGATACCTGGAGCGGATCGGCGTCTACGAGCTGCTGGTCGTGACCGACGAGGTCCGCGAACTGATCATCGACCGGGTCCCGCACGACGAGATGCGCAAGCTGGCGATCAGCCAGGGCATGCGCACCTTGCAGGAGCAGGCTGTCCGGCTGGTCGTCGACGGCACCACGACGGCCTCCGAGGTCATGCGTTCCATCTACGTCGCAGGAGTCTGA
- a CDS encoding type II secretion system F family protein, giving the protein MPKYAYVGSNMAGEAVKGTYKAGSRGDAEVALYEQELRDLKVTEKVSILQMEITGPRITKAEVMHLSRQMAAFLRAGLPILDAVHSIGAESENSSVRRMMNDIEDGLRSGDRFSDCLDRHPKIFPDFYRGIVRSAELTGELDTVLARLALYLERDLEARRKIKSALTYPLVIAAMSMVTVVVLAVYVLPKFKDFFNDLDAELPLPTRMLLAVTDFLGAFWWALAGGVVLLVLIGWVVLRFDGGRYARDAFLLKVPVLGETIQYALVERFCRVMASMVSAGVNLPDALKVATESLRNRVYIRRLTEVGDSMLEGQGIASPLARTRLFPGSATQMLRVGEETGSLDSQLEVTAEYYEVELDYKIKKLTALFEPAVIITMGLVVGFVAVALVSAMYGVFTQVDV; this is encoded by the coding sequence ATGCCCAAGTACGCCTACGTCGGCAGCAACATGGCTGGGGAAGCCGTGAAGGGCACGTACAAGGCCGGAAGCCGCGGCGATGCCGAGGTGGCGCTCTACGAGCAGGAGCTGCGCGACCTGAAGGTGACCGAGAAGGTCAGCATCCTCCAGATGGAGATCACCGGGCCGCGGATCACCAAGGCTGAGGTAATGCACCTGTCTCGGCAGATGGCAGCCTTCCTGCGTGCCGGTCTGCCGATCCTGGACGCGGTGCACTCCATCGGGGCCGAGTCCGAGAACTCTTCGGTCCGTCGGATGATGAACGACATCGAGGACGGGCTCCGGTCGGGAGACCGGTTCTCCGACTGCCTCGACCGGCACCCGAAGATCTTTCCGGACTTCTACCGCGGCATCGTGCGTTCCGCCGAGCTCACCGGCGAGCTCGACACCGTGCTGGCCCGGCTCGCGCTGTACCTGGAACGGGATCTCGAGGCGCGTCGGAAGATCAAGTCCGCGCTCACCTATCCGTTGGTGATCGCTGCCATGTCGATGGTGACCGTCGTCGTCCTCGCCGTGTACGTGCTGCCGAAGTTCAAGGACTTCTTCAACGACCTGGACGCCGAGCTCCCCCTGCCGACCCGGATGCTGCTCGCGGTCACCGACTTCCTCGGCGCCTTCTGGTGGGCGCTCGCCGGCGGCGTTGTTCTCCTCGTGCTGATCGGGTGGGTCGTGCTGCGGTTCGACGGCGGGCGCTACGCCCGGGACGCGTTCCTGCTCAAGGTTCCGGTTCTCGGCGAGACCATCCAGTACGCCCTGGTCGAACGGTTCTGCCGGGTGATGGCCTCCATGGTCAGCGCAGGTGTCAACCTGCCGGACGCGCTCAAGGTGGCCACCGAGTCGCTGCGCAACCGGGTCTACATCCGCCGGCTCACCGAGGTCGGAGACTCGATGCTCGAGGGGCAGGGCATCGCATCGCCCTTGGCGCGCACGCGGCTCTTCCCGGGCTCGGCGACGCAGATGTTGCGCGTCGGTGAGGAGACCGGCTCCCTGGACAGCCAGCTCGAGGTCACTGCCGAGTACTACGAGGTCGAGCTCGACTACAAGATCAAGAAGCTCACGGCGCTCTTCGAGCCGGCGGTGATCATCACCATGGGTCTCGTCGTCGGCTTCGTCGCAGTGGCGCTCGTCTCGGCGATGTACGGCGTGTTCACCCAGGTGGACGTCTGA
- a CDS encoding type IV pilus twitching motility protein PilT — MYHQLHRIGDNIDHLLEALWQARGTDLLLTVGLPPMLRVNGSLEPVPGADALRAEDTDALLGEVLTAEQAQSWTSEHEYDFSFSWREHARIRGNAFTQRGMTAVALRMIPRAIPSPDDLGLPAILRELAMTHQGLILVTGPTGSGKSTTLASLIDVINTNRAAHIITVEDPIEYVHDHKRSAVNQREVGTDTGTFHKALRSVLREDPDVLLVGEMRDLESISFALTVAETGHLVFATLHTNDTAQSLGRMIDVFPAEQQAQIRVQLASALSCVVYQRLVPRVGGGMVAAYEVLVANSAVRNLIKEGKTHQLRNSLLTGSREGMVSLEQSLSALVQQGIVSEQDAVARSLYPKDIETRPRLTASMGR; from the coding sequence ATGTACCACCAGCTGCACCGCATCGGTGACAACATCGACCACCTGCTCGAGGCACTGTGGCAGGCGCGCGGTACCGACCTGCTGCTGACGGTGGGCCTCCCTCCGATGCTCCGCGTCAACGGGTCGCTCGAGCCTGTTCCCGGAGCCGACGCCCTTCGCGCCGAGGACACCGATGCGCTTCTCGGTGAGGTGCTCACCGCCGAGCAGGCGCAGTCCTGGACTTCTGAGCACGAGTACGACTTCTCGTTCTCGTGGCGCGAGCACGCCCGCATCCGCGGCAATGCGTTCACCCAGCGTGGGATGACCGCGGTTGCGCTTCGGATGATCCCGCGGGCCATCCCCAGCCCGGACGACCTCGGTCTGCCCGCGATCTTGCGCGAACTCGCGATGACGCACCAGGGCTTGATCCTGGTGACCGGGCCGACCGGCTCAGGCAAGTCGACGACGCTGGCCTCGCTGATCGACGTGATCAACACCAACCGGGCCGCGCACATCATCACCGTCGAGGACCCGATCGAGTACGTCCACGACCACAAGCGCTCCGCGGTGAACCAGCGCGAAGTCGGCACCGACACCGGGACCTTCCACAAGGCCCTGCGCTCGGTGCTGCGCGAGGACCCCGACGTCCTGCTGGTAGGCGAGATGCGTGACCTCGAGTCGATCTCGTTCGCGCTCACGGTGGCAGAGACCGGCCACCTGGTCTTCGCCACCTTGCACACGAATGACACCGCTCAGTCGCTCGGCCGGATGATCGACGTGTTCCCGGCTGAGCAGCAGGCTCAGATCCGCGTCCAGCTCGCCTCGGCGCTCAGCTGCGTTGTCTACCAGCGATTGGTGCCCCGGGTGGGCGGCGGCATGGTTGCTGCCTACGAGGTCCTGGTCGCGAACTCCGCGGTCCGCAACCTGATCAAGGAGGGCAAGACCCACCAGCTGCGCAACTCGCTGCTGACAGGGTCGCGGGAGGGCATGGTCTCCCTCGAGCAGTCCCTCTCTGCCCTGGTCCAGCAGGGGATCGTCTCCGAGCAGGACGCCGTCGCGCGCAGCCTGTATCCCAAGGACATCGAGACGCGCCCGCGTCTGACTGCCAGCATGGGTCGGTGA
- a CDS encoding class F sortase yields MGSTEGQDGASPDETPVGVLWTWTPEVADSVAYDEPATPLASLAPPLDLDEVTPVPASADVGVLWDWVPDPEAPERTELVEPTVVRPLFKLDPDLVLAPPALLPAPIFADAVDDEHWAGVARAHRRRRRTRIAVGSALVLACAVLPWAAPQVPDLFADAVPAKATPTVPDPTIEPPAPLPSRTATSNPLEGKRLASAGKPLEVVVPRLHVRSEVVPISGQTGELVPPDDPQLLGWWQEGRGVGVAAGSSVVTGHTVSTGGGAFDHLGKLVVGDKVKVRTSRGTIEYVVTASKNYSVARLAARSASIFRQDGPGRLVLITCSDFDGRVYRSNAVVYAEPVAERPLNS; encoded by the coding sequence GTGGGAAGCACAGAGGGTCAGGACGGGGCGTCTCCGGACGAGACGCCCGTCGGCGTGCTCTGGACCTGGACCCCGGAGGTCGCCGACTCGGTCGCCTACGACGAGCCCGCGACGCCCCTTGCTTCCCTGGCGCCTCCCCTGGACCTCGACGAGGTCACGCCCGTGCCGGCTTCCGCCGACGTGGGGGTGCTGTGGGACTGGGTGCCCGACCCCGAGGCTCCGGAGCGCACCGAGCTCGTCGAGCCGACAGTCGTCCGCCCCTTGTTCAAGCTCGACCCGGATCTGGTGCTCGCGCCTCCGGCCCTGCTGCCGGCGCCGATCTTTGCCGATGCCGTCGACGACGAGCACTGGGCCGGCGTCGCCCGCGCACACCGCAGGCGCCGGCGTACCCGGATCGCGGTCGGCTCAGCGCTGGTCCTGGCGTGCGCCGTCCTGCCGTGGGCGGCACCCCAGGTCCCCGACCTGTTCGCCGACGCCGTGCCGGCGAAGGCGACACCGACGGTCCCGGACCCGACGATCGAGCCCCCGGCCCCGCTGCCCTCCCGGACCGCGACGAGCAACCCGCTGGAAGGGAAGCGGCTCGCCTCGGCGGGCAAACCGCTCGAGGTGGTCGTGCCGCGGCTGCACGTGCGGTCTGAGGTGGTACCGATCAGCGGGCAGACCGGCGAGCTGGTGCCGCCTGACGACCCCCAGCTGCTCGGCTGGTGGCAGGAGGGCCGCGGCGTTGGCGTGGCCGCCGGGTCCTCGGTCGTCACCGGTCACACCGTGAGCACCGGCGGCGGCGCGTTCGACCACCTCGGCAAGCTGGTGGTCGGCGACAAGGTGAAGGTCAGGACGTCCCGGGGAACGATCGAGTACGTCGTGACGGCGTCGAAGAACTACTCGGTGGCCAGGCTGGCCGCCCGCTCGGCATCGATCTTCCGGCAGGACGGGCCGGGGCGACTGGTGCTGATCACCTGCAGCGACTTCGACGGGCGGGTCTACCGGTCCAATGCCGTCGTGTACGCCGAGCCGGTGGCGGAGCGACCGCTCAACAGCTGA